The following coding sequences lie in one Armatimonadota bacterium genomic window:
- a CDS encoding acetyl-CoA carboxylase carboxyltransferase subunit beta, producing MARFGAAVDGFGGLNVAEGWFGKRFKRDEVRQRIADVAEGMWDKCPRCGEIQYSAELVRNWKVCKKCAFHFRLTAQERIDLLADEPEAFERWDEDLTTVNPLAFPLYLEKLEGHKEKTGLSEAIVTGEARIGGVTVALGITDPHFKMGTMNSVVGERIALCAERAIDRRIPLVLVCGSGGGARMEEGILSLMQMAKTSAVLGRFKAETRSFYISVLTDPSMGGTLASWASLGHVAYAEPGAMIGFAGQRVSAQVQSGKVPANYQSSEFQLEHGQADAIVHRKDLKDTIARTLQWAA from the coding sequence ATGGCTCGATTCGGAGCCGCCGTTGACGGCTTTGGAGGTCTGAACGTGGCTGAAGGCTGGTTTGGAAAGAGATTCAAACGCGACGAAGTGCGGCAGCGCATCGCGGATGTGGCTGAAGGCATGTGGGACAAGTGTCCCAGATGTGGCGAGATCCAGTACAGCGCGGAACTCGTGCGGAACTGGAAGGTCTGCAAGAAATGCGCGTTTCACTTCCGGCTCACGGCGCAGGAGCGTATTGATCTTCTCGCGGATGAGCCCGAGGCCTTCGAGCGCTGGGATGAGGACCTGACCACGGTGAACCCGCTCGCGTTTCCTCTTTACCTCGAGAAACTCGAGGGGCATAAGGAGAAGACGGGCTTGTCCGAGGCCATCGTCACCGGCGAGGCCCGCATCGGGGGTGTTACCGTGGCGCTTGGCATCACGGATCCTCATTTCAAGATGGGCACGATGAACAGCGTGGTGGGCGAGCGCATCGCATTGTGCGCGGAGCGTGCGATCGACCGGCGGATCCCGCTGGTGCTGGTATGCGGCAGTGGCGGCGGCGCGCGCATGGAGGAAGGGATCCTCAGCCTGATGCAGATGGCAAAGACGTCCGCCGTGCTTGGCCGGTTCAAAGCCGAAACCCGCTCGTTCTACATTTCCGTTCTCACCGACCCTTCCATGGGCGGCACGTTGGCGAGTTGGGCCAGCCTGGGCCACGTTGCCTATGCCGAACCCGGTGCGATGATCGGGTTCGCCGGACAGCGCGTATCGGCGCAGGTACAGAGCGGGAAGGTGCCTGCAAACTACCAGTCCAGCGAGTTCCAGTTGGAGCACGGGCAGGCTGACGCCATCGTTCATCGCAAGGACCTTAAGGATACCATCGCCCGTACGTTGCAGTGGGCCGCATAG
- the panD gene encoding aspartate 1-decarboxylase yields the protein MTLLSILKSKIHRATVTDCCIDYVGSVGIDEDLMERTELQPNEHVHVWNVTNGARLETYVIPCPRGSGVISLNGAAAHHAKVGDKVIIASFCLTDAPSKPKMVLVDENNRFASWLDSEPPLTALEV from the coding sequence ATGACGTTACTGTCCATACTGAAGAGCAAGATACACAGGGCTACCGTTACGGATTGCTGCATCGACTATGTGGGAAGTGTGGGTATTGACGAGGACCTGATGGAGCGGACCGAACTGCAGCCCAACGAACACGTGCATGTGTGGAACGTAACAAACGGCGCGCGGCTTGAAACCTATGTAATCCCGTGTCCGCGCGGATCGGGCGTGATCTCCTTGAACGGCGCCGCCGCCCATCACGCGAAGGTGGGCGACAAGGTGATCATCGCATCGTTCTGCCTGACGGATGCGCCGTCCAAGCCCAAGATGGTGCTTGTGGACGAAAACAACCGGTTTGCGTCATGGCTCGATTCGGAGCCGCCGTTGACGGCTTTGGAGGTCTGA
- a CDS encoding ribonuclease J, whose translation MDDEMETATPTGAAKAGTNYHAQLIPETEPYTALSIIPLGGACEIGKNMTVYEQGNDIIVVDCGLMFPQAEQLGVDVVIPDISYLLMHQAKVRAIFLTHGHEDHIGALPYVLAQINVPIYATRLTMALIKSKFDEYDMWDDIEAHEVQDSETVKAGAFEVQFIHVAHSIPDACSLAIRTEMGTVIQTSDFKFDQTPVDNRPSDYATFSRYGDEGVLALVSDTTNVVRAGHTPSERTVVKALDEIFRTATGRIILATFASNINRVGQVIKVAEKHGRKVAVVGRSMEKNVKIAIALGYIEAQDGTLITAGQVEQQPASQVAIITTGSQGEPLAALSRMATDDHKKIQIDPGDTVVLSSTPIPGNENEVYRVVNNLFRLGANVIYSEQNPGIHVSGHGSRDELTMMINLTRPQYLVPVHGEYRHVVTFGRMAADLGFKPDQVLAPEVGDILEFTDEGAEIVGRVPSSGSVMVDGIGVGDVGDVVLRDRRHLADEGIVIVTLALHSATGDIVSAPDIVSRGFVLETESEDLYERAKEVVLKELADIEPDYTGEWTVVKTDLRRALNKFFRAETRRQPMVLPVIVEV comes from the coding sequence ATGGACGACGAGATGGAGACAGCAACCCCCACGGGTGCAGCGAAAGCCGGAACCAATTACCACGCCCAATTGATCCCAGAGACCGAACCCTACACCGCTTTGTCGATTATCCCTCTCGGAGGGGCCTGCGAAATCGGCAAAAACATGACAGTCTACGAGCAAGGCAACGACATCATCGTCGTCGATTGCGGCCTTATGTTCCCGCAGGCGGAACAGTTGGGTGTAGACGTCGTCATCCCCGACATCTCGTACCTGCTGATGCATCAGGCGAAGGTCAGGGCGATATTCCTGACCCATGGGCATGAGGACCACATCGGCGCCTTGCCGTATGTTCTCGCGCAGATAAACGTCCCGATCTACGCAACACGGCTCACCATGGCGCTCATCAAGTCGAAATTCGATGAATACGACATGTGGGATGACATCGAAGCGCATGAGGTCCAAGACAGCGAAACCGTCAAGGCCGGCGCCTTCGAGGTCCAGTTCATCCACGTTGCCCACTCCATCCCGGACGCGTGCAGCCTGGCTATTCGAACGGAGATGGGCACGGTCATCCAGACCAGCGATTTCAAGTTCGACCAGACACCCGTGGATAACCGGCCGAGCGATTACGCGACCTTCAGCCGCTATGGCGACGAAGGGGTACTGGCCCTTGTATCGGACACGACCAACGTCGTCCGTGCGGGGCACACGCCCAGCGAGCGCACGGTGGTCAAAGCGCTGGACGAGATCTTCAGGACGGCGACCGGCCGCATCATCCTTGCGACGTTCGCGTCCAATATCAACCGCGTGGGCCAGGTCATCAAGGTTGCGGAGAAGCACGGGCGGAAAGTTGCGGTTGTCGGCCGAAGCATGGAGAAGAACGTCAAGATCGCCATCGCCCTCGGGTACATCGAGGCCCAGGACGGCACGCTGATCACGGCCGGGCAAGTTGAGCAGCAGCCGGCTTCCCAGGTGGCGATCATCACGACAGGGAGTCAGGGTGAACCGCTGGCGGCTCTTTCACGCATGGCAACGGACGACCACAAGAAGATTCAGATCGATCCGGGCGATACCGTCGTGCTGAGCAGCACCCCCATCCCCGGCAACGAGAACGAGGTGTACCGGGTGGTGAACAACCTGTTCCGCCTGGGCGCCAATGTGATCTACAGCGAGCAGAACCCCGGCATCCACGTGAGCGGACACGGCAGTCGCGACGAGTTGACCATGATGATCAACCTCACGCGTCCTCAATACCTGGTCCCTGTGCACGGAGAGTATCGCCACGTCGTTACGTTCGGACGGATGGCCGCCGACCTCGGGTTTAAACCGGACCAGGTGCTCGCGCCGGAGGTGGGGGATATCCTGGAGTTTACCGACGAGGGCGCCGAGATCGTGGGGCGTGTGCCCAGCAGCGGAAGCGTGATGGTGGACGGGATCGGCGTCGGCGACGTCGGCGATGTTGTCCTGCGAGACCGGCGGCATCTCGCCGATGAAGGCATCGTTATCGTAACGCTCGCCCTCCACAGCGCGACAGGGGACATCGTCTCGGCGCCGGATATCGTCAGCCGCGGATTTGTTCTCGAAACCGAGAGCGAGGATCTGTACGAGCGGGCGAAGGAAGTCGTCCTGAAGGAACTGGCCGACATCGAGCCTGATTATACCGGTGAATGGACCGTTGTGAAGACCGACCTGCGCCGCGCGCTCAACAAGTTCTTCCGGGCGGAAACGCGCCGCCAGCCGATGGTTCTCCCGGTGATTGTGGAGGTCTAG
- the rnd gene encoding ribonuclease D, which translates to MLIESKRDLVIFCNDIADAPALFLDTEFVGEGRYYPDIGAIQVGTPDVAALVDPIAIPDLSPLLELLANENTIKVFHAANQDLAIFYRLMGRAMRPIWDTQLAAALLGSDEQIAFVNLVERLTGKRLRKEHSFTNWLQRPLAAGQVEYALDDVRYLIPVYEEQRRQMEELGRLDWATEEFARLERDETWAPADPTTLYLRIRNVDRLNGRTLAILRELVAWREDTARNDNIPAGRIARDEVLVELARRPPPDARHLRDIRGLTAQQADRYGRQMIEAVVEGGRAAPPPAPTRQSFPSAMEPTVDFLFVCLRSLAVEKSVATGMVATRGDMSQLAVRGEEADIALMRGWRRKAFGDDLLATLEGKATARIIPETREVHLEWRRD; encoded by the coding sequence ATGCTAATTGAATCCAAACGCGACCTGGTCATCTTCTGCAACGACATAGCCGATGCGCCCGCCTTGTTCCTGGACACCGAATTTGTCGGCGAGGGACGCTACTACCCCGATATAGGGGCCATCCAGGTGGGGACGCCGGATGTCGCCGCCCTCGTGGACCCGATCGCGATTCCCGACCTCTCTCCCCTGCTGGAGCTTCTGGCCAACGAAAACACCATCAAGGTTTTTCACGCGGCCAACCAGGACCTTGCGATTTTCTATCGCCTCATGGGACGCGCCATGCGGCCGATCTGGGACACCCAGCTTGCCGCCGCCCTTCTGGGAAGCGACGAGCAGATCGCCTTTGTCAATCTCGTGGAGCGCTTGACCGGCAAGCGTCTCCGCAAGGAGCACTCGTTCACCAACTGGCTGCAAAGGCCGCTCGCGGCGGGACAGGTGGAATACGCGCTGGACGATGTACGCTACCTGATCCCCGTCTATGAAGAGCAGCGCCGGCAGATGGAAGAGTTGGGACGCCTGGACTGGGCCACGGAGGAATTCGCCCGGCTCGAACGGGATGAAACGTGGGCTCCCGCCGATCCTACAACGCTCTATCTCCGCATCCGGAATGTTGATCGCCTGAATGGGCGAACCCTGGCGATCCTCCGCGAACTGGTGGCGTGGCGCGAAGATACTGCCCGGAACGACAATATCCCCGCCGGGCGCATTGCCCGCGACGAAGTTCTTGTGGAACTCGCACGCCGCCCTCCGCCCGATGCGCGCCACCTGCGTGACATCCGGGGGTTGACCGCGCAGCAGGCCGACAGATACGGCCGGCAGATGATAGAAGCGGTAGTGGAAGGCGGCCGCGCGGCCCCTCCGCCAGCGCCTACAAGGCAGTCGTTCCCCTCGGCCATGGAGCCAACGGTTGACTTCCTGTTTGTGTGTCTGCGAAGTCTTGCGGTTGAGAAATCTGTCGCGACCGGCATGGTGGCGACGCGCGGTGACATGAGCCAGCTTGCGGTTCGCGGGGAAGAGGCCGATATCGCGCTGATGCGTGGGTGGAGGCGAAAGGCGTTTGGGGACGATCTCCTCGCGACCCTGGAAGGCAAAGCGACGGCGCGGATTATCCCCGAAACGCGGGAAGTTCATCTGGAGTGGCGGCGGGACTGA
- a CDS encoding CvpA family protein: MNWVDGVILGIVIVYALTGLRRGFLAGFAEVLTIFVAFGVAIELFRPLGSTLSHARGWRPGITQGVAFVLLWLGVQLVLGQAVHWWHKRLPEETRKAQANRILGLLPAGMKGLVAAALFATMLSLSPGGSASSDAEASRLGPPMVSVVMASEKAAYNTFGDAISEIQDLYGPSGEVLGSRGLQFKTTHVAPDPVAEAAMLGLLNAEREKRHLKPLTADERLRKIARRHSADMLAKGYFAHNSPDGTTPFTRMQDAGITYRVAGENLALALTVETAHDRLMRSKGHRDNILDPEFGKVGIGAMRTDVRGTMFTQDFTD; this comes from the coding sequence GTGAATTGGGTTGACGGCGTGATTTTGGGCATCGTCATCGTCTATGCGCTCACGGGTCTGCGCCGAGGGTTCCTCGCGGGATTCGCGGAGGTACTGACGATATTCGTTGCATTCGGGGTTGCGATCGAGCTCTTTCGACCGTTGGGCTCGACGCTGTCACACGCACGGGGCTGGCGGCCGGGCATCACTCAGGGCGTGGCCTTTGTGCTCTTGTGGCTGGGCGTTCAACTGGTCCTTGGCCAGGCCGTGCATTGGTGGCACAAACGGCTTCCCGAGGAGACCCGCAAGGCACAGGCCAATCGAATACTGGGGCTTCTGCCCGCCGGGATGAAAGGTCTCGTCGCCGCCGCGCTTTTCGCCACCATGCTGAGCCTTTCCCCTGGCGGAAGCGCTTCGTCCGACGCCGAGGCGTCCCGCCTGGGACCGCCGATGGTTTCGGTGGTCATGGCTTCGGAGAAGGCGGCGTACAACACGTTTGGCGACGCGATCAGCGAGATTCAGGACTTGTACGGGCCGTCCGGTGAGGTGTTGGGGTCCCGTGGCCTGCAGTTCAAGACCACCCACGTGGCGCCGGACCCGGTTGCGGAGGCGGCCATGCTGGGGCTTCTGAACGCGGAGCGTGAAAAGCGGCATTTGAAGCCGTTGACCGCCGATGAGCGGTTGCGGAAAATCGCCCGGAGGCATTCGGCGGATATGCTGGCGAAAGGCTATTTTGCGCATAACTCGCCGGATGGAACGACGCCCTTCACCCGCATGCAGGATGCCGGCATCACGTATAGGGTGGCCGGGGAGAACCTGGCGCTTGCTCTGACGGTTGAGACCGCGCACGATCGCCTGATGCGCAGCAAGGGTCACCGTGACAATATACTGGACCCGGAGTTCGGCAAAGTGGGGATAGGCGCCATGCGCACGGATGTGCGCGGCACGATGTTTACACAGGATTTCACGGATTGA
- a CDS encoding arginine deiminase-related protein: MCANARPRILMCSPEYFGVEYVINPWMADQTGKVRPREAMSQWSALYDALSPLADITCIAPSPHQPDMVFTANAGMVFGDRFVPSRFRHQERAGEEAHFACWAEHAAYAITPLPDDVFFEGAGDALYDRGRPVLWLGYGFRTGLPAASALRDIVEPSGLSVQPLRLVDPRFYHLDTCFCPISGGRLLYYPPAFDPESVRRIEGAVPEDQRLAVSEEDAEAFACNAVCLNGAIVMNRATSGLKARLGEWGLRCVETPLGEFMRAGGAARCLTLRLDEPEPVAA; this comes from the coding sequence ATGTGCGCGAATGCACGGCCCAGGATATTGATGTGCAGCCCCGAGTATTTCGGCGTTGAGTACGTCATCAACCCGTGGATGGCGGATCAGACGGGAAAAGTGCGCCCTCGGGAGGCCATGAGCCAATGGTCGGCCCTTTACGATGCTCTGAGCCCGCTGGCCGATATCACGTGTATTGCCCCGTCGCCACACCAGCCCGATATGGTTTTCACCGCCAACGCCGGTATGGTGTTCGGCGACCGGTTCGTTCCAAGCCGGTTCCGCCATCAGGAACGGGCCGGCGAAGAGGCCCATTTCGCGTGCTGGGCCGAGCATGCCGCGTACGCTATCACCCCGTTGCCCGACGATGTGTTCTTTGAAGGCGCCGGCGACGCCCTCTACGACCGCGGCCGGCCTGTCCTGTGGCTGGGATACGGTTTCCGGACGGGGCTGCCCGCGGCGTCGGCTTTGCGCGATATCGTAGAGCCCTCCGGTCTGTCGGTTCAGCCGTTGAGGCTGGTGGATCCCCGATTCTACCACCTGGATACGTGTTTCTGCCCCATAAGCGGTGGGAGGCTCCTCTATTATCCACCGGCATTCGACCCGGAGAGCGTGCGTCGAATAGAGGGAGCCGTGCCTGAAGATCAGAGGCTCGCCGTGTCCGAGGAGGATGCCGAAGCCTTCGCCTGCAACGCGGTCTGCCTGAACGGGGCCATTGTGATGAACCGCGCGACATCGGGCCTGAAGGCCCGGCTTGGGGAATGGGGGCTGCGGTGCGTCGAAACCCCACTGGGTGAATTCATGCGGGCGGGGGGCGCTGCGAGATGCCTTACGCTCCGCCTTGACGAACCTGAGCCCGTTGCGGCGTAG
- a CDS encoding acetyl-CoA carboxylase carboxyltransferase subunit alpha produces the protein MLKNALDFEKPIAELDAEMVSIQAQLQDGGLEQWCRDHGRDYAAEFAKLDAGLQQLKRDRERLMKDIFSKLTPWEKTQVARHRDRPHTVDMIRLLCEDFLELHGDRQYADDAAILGGIARIAGRDVLVLGHEKGRDLKEKVRRNYGSAKPEGYRKAVRLMKLAERARKPVVVFVDTSAADSSLGSEERGISEAIAKAMEEMAMLKTPTVVVVLGEGGSGGAIGLGVGDRILMLEHAIYSVIPPEGCANILWRDAAKADQAADALKLTAQDALRLGVIDEVLPEPLGGAHRSPELTALAVKDAVVAALDTLAELSCEDLLRERYEKFRRMGQWSLPDAPLVADGLTAVG, from the coding sequence ATGTTGAAAAACGCCCTCGATTTTGAGAAGCCAATCGCCGAACTTGACGCGGAGATGGTGAGCATCCAGGCCCAACTGCAGGACGGCGGCCTGGAACAATGGTGCCGAGACCACGGCCGCGACTACGCCGCGGAATTTGCGAAACTGGACGCGGGCCTGCAGCAACTCAAACGTGACCGGGAGCGCCTCATGAAAGACATCTTCAGCAAGCTGACGCCTTGGGAAAAAACACAAGTTGCGCGACATCGCGACCGCCCTCATACGGTTGACATGATCCGCCTTCTTTGCGAGGACTTCCTGGAGCTTCACGGCGATCGCCAATACGCGGATGATGCCGCCATCCTTGGCGGAATCGCCCGTATTGCGGGGCGCGACGTGCTGGTCCTGGGGCATGAAAAAGGCCGGGATCTCAAGGAGAAGGTGCGCCGGAATTACGGCAGCGCGAAGCCCGAAGGCTATCGCAAGGCCGTTCGCCTGATGAAGCTTGCCGAGCGCGCGCGAAAGCCCGTCGTCGTATTTGTGGACACCAGCGCCGCGGACTCTTCGCTGGGGTCCGAAGAACGCGGCATCAGCGAGGCGATCGCAAAGGCGATGGAAGAGATGGCCATGCTGAAGACCCCGACCGTAGTGGTTGTGCTGGGCGAGGGCGGCAGCGGCGGCGCCATCGGACTCGGGGTGGGGGATCGGATCCTCATGCTCGAACACGCGATATACTCGGTCATCCCGCCTGAAGGCTGCGCCAATATACTCTGGCGCGACGCGGCCAAGGCGGACCAGGCGGCCGATGCCCTGAAACTGACCGCCCAGGACGCCCTGCGCCTCGGCGTGATCGATGAAGTCCTGCCGGAACCGCTCGGCGGCGCCCATAGAAGCCCAGAGCTTACGGCCCTTGCTGTGAAAGATGCCGTGGTGGCCGCCCTCGATACCCTTGCCGAATTGTCCTGCGAGGACCTGCTGCGCGAACGATATGAGAAATTCCGGCGAATGGGCCAGTGGTCGCTTCCTGATGCTCCTCTGGTAGCGGATGGCTTGACGGCCGTCGGATAA